In Candidatus Lernaella stagnicola, one genomic interval encodes:
- a CDS encoding glycosyltransferase family 4 protein — MRVLISSRDYLPDYGGVQIYMERLAHYYGEKAVVVTRHCPGDESFDRDQPYTIKRMPRLEWRHGNRVIGAVLRVFSYIARFIISGIYLADAIRDQKTDVVYCAYPFPNGLPMMVVRILTGCPYVVFVHGSEVLREREAGGIRLLALRVVLRLALRVVATGEFMAEIVGHYVDRRRVIVTPLGADSGPLDADTPPLEEIGGVDLRGKQVILTVGRVEKRKGHDNIVKALPAIFESRPEAVWVIVGDGPERAHIEKEVAGSPWRDRVIFTGRLSYAELAGAYARADLFLLPNRQVGYDVEGFGIVFLEAAMFGTPCVAGNSGGAPQAIDEGRTGLLCDGDDPADIAAKVVTILSDEAKARAMGEAGRKWVEKHTWAACAQTIESVVKPLVS, encoded by the coding sequence ATGAGAGTACTGATTTCCTCCCGCGATTACCTGCCGGACTACGGCGGCGTGCAAATCTATATGGAGCGCCTCGCCCATTACTACGGCGAGAAGGCGGTCGTCGTTACCCGGCATTGTCCCGGCGACGAATCGTTCGACCGTGACCAACCCTATACGATCAAGCGCATGCCCCGCTTGGAGTGGCGGCACGGCAATCGCGTCATCGGCGCGGTGCTGCGGGTGTTCAGCTACATCGCGCGTTTCATCATCAGTGGTATTTACCTCGCCGACGCCATCCGCGATCAAAAGACGGATGTCGTGTATTGCGCCTATCCCTTTCCCAACGGCCTGCCGATGATGGTCGTTCGCATTCTGACCGGCTGCCCCTACGTCGTGTTCGTGCATGGCAGCGAAGTTCTGCGCGAGCGCGAGGCCGGCGGCATCAGGCTCTTGGCGTTGCGCGTCGTGTTGCGTCTCGCGTTGCGCGTCGTGGCGACCGGTGAGTTCATGGCGGAGATCGTCGGCCACTATGTTGATCGCCGGCGCGTGATCGTGACGCCGCTGGGCGCGGATTCCGGCCCGCTGGATGCCGACACGCCGCCGCTGGAGGAGATCGGGGGCGTCGATTTACGCGGCAAGCAAGTCATCCTGACCGTGGGACGTGTCGAAAAGCGAAAAGGTCACGACAACATCGTCAAAGCGTTGCCTGCAATCTTTGAGTCCCGGCCGGAAGCCGTCTGGGTCATCGTGGGCGACGGGCCGGAGCGCGCACATATCGAGAAGGAAGTCGCCGGTTCGCCGTGGCGCGACCGCGTTATCTTTACCGGCCGCTTGAGCTACGCCGAACTGGCGGGAGCCTACGCGCGCGCCGATCTTTTTTTACTGCCCAACCGCCAAGTCGGGTACGACGTTGAGGGCTTCGGAATCGTCTTCCTGGAGGCCGCGATGTTCGGCACACCTTGCGTGGCGGGCAACAGCGGCGGCGCCCCGCAAGCCATCGACGAGGGCCGCACGGGCTTGTTGTGCGACGGCGACGACCCGGCGGATATCGCCGCCAAGGTCGTGACGATTCTTTCCGATGAGGCGAAAGCGCGTGCAATGGGCGAGGCGGGCCGAAAATGGGTTGAGAAGCACACGTGGGCCGCTTGCGCACAGACCATCGAATCCGTCGTCAAACCACTCGTGAGTTGA
- a CDS encoding glycosyltransferase, which produces MTLRGRDIVCLASAAWDAMWVNSQHVMHRLAKHNRVLYVNNLGLRPPTASSGDWQKIKKKLGEWTSGARQVENNLWVVAPVSLPLHRRGTVRAFNAWNLRRTLRAWTTKFGMQKPILWSFLPLGATLVGDLDESLVVYHCVDDYAANPGVPATEIREMESRLLAAADLTIVTNPVLYEERKSRAANIEYFGNVADVEHFAPRPDRRVPEALRDLPRPIIGYHGNISGYKTDVPLMAALARAMPHASIVLIGPVGWGDPHTDVASLRELPNVVLLDRVPYDALPSYVAAFDVAILPLHDNESTRRSFPMKFYEYMAAEKPIVARDLPAFDAYRDRPELCRLAKTEKGFITAVGEALAAPPALEARRAEAKRNSWDVRMAQIEEAVVTALQAKGKGSE; this is translated from the coding sequence TTGACGCTTCGAGGCCGCGATATCGTCTGCTTGGCCAGCGCCGCCTGGGACGCGATGTGGGTCAACTCCCAACACGTGATGCACCGCCTGGCAAAGCACAATCGCGTGCTTTACGTCAACAACCTCGGCTTGCGTCCGCCCACCGCTTCGAGCGGCGACTGGCAGAAAATCAAGAAAAAGCTAGGCGAATGGACCAGCGGCGCGCGGCAAGTCGAAAACAACCTGTGGGTCGTCGCGCCGGTCAGCCTCCCGCTACACCGCCGCGGAACCGTTCGCGCGTTCAACGCGTGGAATCTGCGGCGCACGTTGCGCGCGTGGACGACGAAATTCGGCATGCAAAAACCCATTCTGTGGTCGTTTCTACCGCTGGGCGCGACTCTCGTCGGCGACCTTGACGAGTCGCTCGTCGTATACCACTGCGTGGACGACTACGCGGCCAACCCGGGCGTACCGGCGACGGAAATCAGGGAGATGGAAAGCCGCTTACTCGCCGCCGCCGACCTGACGATTGTCACCAATCCGGTCTTGTATGAGGAGCGGAAAAGCCGCGCGGCCAATATCGAGTATTTCGGGAACGTCGCGGACGTCGAACACTTCGCCCCGCGTCCCGATCGCCGCGTTCCGGAAGCATTACGTGACTTGCCGCGGCCGATTATCGGTTATCACGGCAATATCTCCGGCTACAAAACCGATGTGCCTCTCATGGCCGCGCTGGCTCGCGCCATGCCGCATGCGAGCATCGTGCTGATCGGGCCGGTCGGGTGGGGTGACCCGCATACCGACGTCGCTTCGTTGCGGGAATTGCCCAACGTCGTTTTGCTCGATCGCGTGCCGTACGACGCGCTGCCGAGCTACGTGGCCGCCTTTGACGTCGCCATCCTGCCGCTCCATGACAACGAGAGCACGCGGCGCAGCTTCCCCATGAAATTCTACGAATACATGGCGGCGGAAAAGCCGATTGTCGCCCGTGACCTGCCGGCGTTCGACGCGTACCGCGACCGGCCGGAATTGTGTCGCTTGGCAAAAACCGAAAAAGGCTTTATTACCGCGGTGGGCGAGGCTCTCGCGGCGCCACCGGCTCTTGAAGCACGACGGGCCGAGGCGAAGCGGAATTCGTGGGATGTCCGCATGGCGCAGATTGAAGAGGCCGTCGTGACGGCCTTGCAGGCGAAGGGAAAGGGGAGCGAATGA
- a CDS encoding glycosyltransferase: MKIALVHDWLTGMRGGEKVLEVMCEIWPDADLFTLLHVPGSTSPTIENRRIFSSFIQKLPRAAKWYRNYLPLMPTAIEQFDLRGYDLVVSTSHCVAKGVITAPGTCHVSYLHTPMRYVWDLFEDYFGAARVGRFKRLLISFFANYLRMWDVTSSCRVDDYLCNSRHVAKRIAKYYRRDATVIHPPVDTARFSIGRPEEFYLCVSALAPYKRIDLAVKACAKLGRKLKVVGTGQDVDRLRPLAGPGVEFLGWQEDETIDELYRTCRAFIFPGEEDFGITPVEAQASGRPVIALGRGGALETVRGLDEETPTGVFFARQTVDDLAAAIVSLESNLDRFDSEAIRAHALSFDREVFRRKIETHVNQTFKDFQARQ, from the coding sequence ATGAAAATCGCGCTGGTACACGATTGGTTGACCGGAATGCGCGGCGGCGAGAAGGTCCTGGAGGTCATGTGCGAAATCTGGCCCGACGCCGACCTTTTCACGTTGCTGCACGTGCCGGGATCAACCTCGCCGACGATTGAGAATCGCCGCATCTTTTCCAGTTTTATCCAAAAACTACCCCGCGCCGCGAAGTGGTATCGCAACTATCTGCCCCTGATGCCGACCGCCATCGAGCAGTTCGATCTGCGTGGCTACGACCTCGTAGTTTCCACCAGCCATTGCGTCGCCAAGGGCGTCATCACCGCGCCCGGCACCTGCCACGTGAGCTATCTGCACACGCCGATGCGGTATGTGTGGGACCTGTTCGAAGACTATTTCGGCGCGGCTCGCGTGGGGCGCTTCAAGCGGCTGCTGATCTCATTTTTCGCCAACTACCTGCGCATGTGGGATGTCACGTCGTCGTGCCGCGTTGACGACTACCTGTGCAACAGCCGCCACGTCGCCAAACGTATCGCCAAATATTACCGCCGCGATGCGACGGTCATTCACCCGCCGGTCGACACGGCACGCTTTTCCATTGGGCGACCGGAAGAGTTTTACCTCTGCGTCAGCGCGCTGGCGCCCTACAAGCGAATCGACCTGGCCGTCAAAGCCTGCGCCAAGTTGGGCAGAAAATTGAAAGTTGTCGGTACGGGTCAGGATGTCGACCGCTTGCGACCGCTGGCCGGTCCGGGCGTGGAGTTCCTGGGGTGGCAGGAAGACGAAACCATCGACGAACTTTATCGCACGTGCCGCGCCTTCATCTTTCCGGGCGAGGAAGATTTCGGCATCACGCCCGTGGAGGCGCAAGCATCCGGCCGGCCGGTCATCGCGCTGGGGAGGGGCGGCGCTTTGGAAACGGTGCGCGGTTTGGACGAGGAGACGCCCACCGGCGTGTTCTTTGCCCGCCAGACGGTTGACGACCTCGCCGCGGCGATTGTTTCCCTTGAGAGCAACCTAGATCGTTTCGACTCCGAGGCCATCCGCGCGCACGCGCTGAGCTTCGACCGCGAAGTGTTTCGGCGGAAGATCGAAACTCATGTGAACCAGACCTTTAAGGACTTCCAAGCGCGGCAATAA